The genomic segment GAGGCCGACACGATGCTTCCCGAgccagccttgagcttcacaATCCCCAGTCTGCATGACGGAACGATTCTCGACTGTCGCATCTACCACCCCGCGTCGTTGTGTGCAACGAATGCTCGCGCTCCGCCATGGAGGAGACACGCGGCTGTTGTTGCGCATCCGTATGCGCCTATGGGCGGATGCTACGATGACCCTATTCTGGAGAGTGTTGCGACGGGGCTGCTGAGGACGGGGTATCTCGTGGGGACGTTCAATTTCAGGTATTTGCTTCCATGGCAGGCGCATCAACTGCGGCAAGATCAGACGAAGCAACTAACGGCGAGAAGAGGCGCGGGACATTCCGCCGGCCGGACGTCTTGGACGGCGAAACCAGAACGAGACGATTACGCGAGCGTAGTAGGCTTCATGGTGCATTATATCCATTTTCTGGATCCGTTTTCGCAAGTTTCAGCGCCAGACGGCTCGATAGAGGATACCACCCACGCAGCAGATATACCTAGATCCGTACCGTCCAGCACATCCCCCACGGAAATACCAGCGTTATTGATGGGAGGCTATTCCTACGGCGCCATGATCACGGCGCAGATCCCCCCGTTGAACAAGCTCCTCGAGCCCTTCGCAAGCCCACACGTCGACTCCAACGCCGCACAAATACGCCTCCGGGCTCAACATCTCGCGGAGCAACAAAACGTTATACTGGGGAGCACACGCTCCGCCGTGATACAGGTACGCAGTCCGCATAGTCCCACGAGACGGCCGTGTGGTGTGCGTGTcggcggcgacgagggcGATCGGTCACCGCGGAAGAGTCACGAGAGCGGTGGCCGGAGGAGCTTTTCGTTGGATGCGGAGGATAGGTTTCGGAAGGGAGTGCATGAGTTTATGGCCAAGAGGAGGGCCAAGCACCCGCACTTGCATTTACATTCGGGTCATAGGAGATCAGCGAGCTCTGAGATGGTGCGGAATAATGCGAgggagcaagaagacgagaaagGTGGCGGTACTGTTGAAATTGAGGAGGAAAAGTTGCCGGTAATTACTGGGCTGTTACGTCCTCGACCAGCGTATTTCATGGTATCCCCTCTGCAAGGCCTAGTCACACACCTGGCTACCATGTCGTTGCTCCCGTCCCGGATGAGACATGATAGTGATGACGGGTCAGAGGAGAAACTGGTGCTGAATCCGACGCTCGCCGTGTTTGGAGACAATGACGTGTTTGTGCCGGTGGGCAGGTTGCGCGGCTGGATGGCCAAGTTGGGCGGGAATGCGGGATCTCTGTTCACGGGGTATGAAGTGGCTACGGCTGGACATTTCtgggttgaagaaggtgTTTTGCATGTCATGACGGAGAGGATTGGGGCGTTTGCGAGTGGGTTGATATGTGGTTGAGGATTGACTGCGATATAGGTACCTGCTGTAGTTGCATGCACGTTGATGACATGATGAGTTGCTGCACGATTTATGAATACTCTATGCAAATCTGATTTGAAAGTATTATTGGTTCCACGGCATGGTGTCAGGGGTGCATTGCAGATATCTCGTGCCAGGAAATGGTGTTTAAGTTGGAACTGGGAGAAGCGGCAAGGCATGAGAAACTATTTGCGATGGGTGTCGGCTTGTAACTcttgttggccgtggcaaGTTTAAACTGATTTTCTTCATGCCATTGTTTGTCGTTTCGCTATTCTTTTCTTGACGTTGTATTGTATAAGTCGTGCTCACGGATGACAACCATCATACTATGTGAAGCCCAAATCACGACTCTACAAGCACTTACAGTAACCCCACGGATTTCGCAACTGTAAGAAATCATACTTGAACACAACTTGGCGAAACGTGTCATGGACAGAAATCCGGAATGCAAGATAGCTCTGCCAATCTATTAGTCACAACAGCATTGCGAATCCTCCCGTTCCGATACCGTCCGAACATGATAACTGTTATCTCGTTCCTGAATCATACACTATCTGATCTTCGCGTATGGAGCAGTGTATCAATATTGAATCTACTCCATACCTCatgatcaagtcaagtcggGATGTGTGCCCGATTTAATACCTAAATGGGCATGTGGGGCATTTCAACTCACACTCCAACAAGTTGGCTGCCGTGCCGCTCGGCGTCCGCCTTTGACACCCGCGGAACCCGATGACGACCTCGCAGGACGGGACCGAAGCCATGAACCTCAAGCCATGCGCCGCGCCATGTGCTGATGCAGGCGAAGGCTCTCCACACACACCAAATACGTAACTAACAAGGTGCAAGGTCATGCCTTCAAGGTGAAAATAGATTCAGATCTTCTCACCGTTGTCGGCGTATCTGGGGTATTGGGGATGGCGGGGGACCGGCGTCAAGGGCGTGTACCTGCGAGATACATGGGCTTGGGGATTGATGCGTCTACACCTCAATGAATGGCCATGTCAAGTATTCCGTAAAGAATTCGTGGACGTGAATagcagatgaagaggaaaggaGAGGAAAAGATGGATGTGAATTACGCCTTCGGGACATTGCCAAGTCAGTGGCCAAATACACCCGTCTACGCAACGAAGCCGTAATATTGTATGGAAAAGATTCCGCGGCATCTTGAATCACAACCGGCCGCCGAGGGGCAAAGCTCGCATTAAACTTCCAAGCTTGACTGCGGGCAAGCTGTGTGTGGGGAGCTCCCCCGGTCACGGCATCCATCAACTTACACGAGCATCCTCACTCTAGctactcttttcttttccttctcctACACTTTCCACTCTCACCTTGTAACAAAGTTGTTTAACACCTACGCCTTAAATCTGTGAAAGCTTCATTCCCAACACAGCTTGGGCAACCACTTCACATCATCTACCCACCATCACAATGGCCCTTCAGGTCCAGCTCAAGGCCCCCAACGGCGTGGAATTCACCCTTCCCACCGGTCTCTTTATCAACAATGAATTCGTCAAGTCGACTTCATCTCAGcgcatcaccagcatcagccCAAGGTACGTCATCACTCACACTctccaagtcatcaccaCCTGATAACCCCCAACGCAAtcacaccagcaacaacacatGAGCAAAATCTAACTCGAAAACAGCACCGGCGAAGACATCTGCTCAGTAGAAGCCGCCTCCGCGCAAGACATTGACCGCGCCGTCTCCGCCGCCCGCGCAGCATTCAACAACCCCTCATGGCGAGACATCACGGGCGGTGCTCGCGGCGCACTCATGCACAAGCTCGCCGACCTGATTGAGCAGCACCAGCGCGTGCTCGCCACCATTGAGACCTGGGACAACGGCAAGCCCTACTCCGTCTCCTTCAACGAGGACCTCAACGAGGTGATTGGCTGTCTGAGGTACTACGCCGGCTGGGCGGACAAGATCCACGGGCAGACCATCCcgaccaccaccgccaagTTTGCCTACACGCTCAAGCAGCCTGTTGGTGTTTGCGCCCAGATCATCCCCTGGAACTATCCGCTTGCCATGGCGGCGTGGAAGCTCGGTCCTGCGCT from the Pochonia chlamydosporia 170 chromosome 6, whole genome shotgun sequence genome contains:
- a CDS encoding prolyl oligopeptidase (similar to Metarhizium robertsii ARSEF 23 XP_007823078.2) translates to MLPEPALSFTIPSLHDGTILDCRIYHPASLCATNARAPPWRRHAAVVAHPYAPMGGCYDDPILESVATGLLRTGYLVGTFNFRYLLPWQAHQLRQDQTKQLTARRGAGHSAGRTSWTAKPERDDYASVVGFMVHYIHFLDPFSQVSAPDGSIEDTTHAADIPRSVPSSTSPTEIPALLMGGYSYGAMITAQIPPLNKLLEPFASPHVDSNAAQIRLRAQHLAEQQNVILGSTRSAVIQVRSPHSPTRRPCGVRVGGDEGDRSPRKSHESGGRRSFSLDAEDRFRKGVHEFMAKRRAKHPHLHLHSGHRRSASSEMVRNNAREQEDEKGGGTVEIEEEKLPVITGLLRPRPAYFMVSPLQGLVTHLATMSLLPSRMRHDSDDGSEEKLVLNPTLAVFGDNDVFVPVGRLRGWMAKLGGNAGSLFTGYEVATAGHFWVEEGVLHVMTERIGAFASGLICG